The Dermochelys coriacea isolate rDerCor1 chromosome 7, rDerCor1.pri.v4, whole genome shotgun sequence genome window below encodes:
- the BNIP3 gene encoding BCL2/adenovirus E1B 19 kDa protein-interacting protein 3, whose product MSQGEGPGLQEENLHGSWVELHFSSNGNGNPVQPTSHEQVPDSISIYNGDMEKILLDAQHESGRSSSRESSRCDSPPRSQTPQDTNRASEVETHSSGEKNSSQSEEDFLERRKEIERLLQKNSDWIWDWSSRPENIPPKEFLFKHPKRTASLSMRNTSMMKKGGIFSAEFLKVFLPSLLLSHLLAIGLGIYIGRRLTTTTTTSTF is encoded by the exons ATGTCGCAGGGCGAGGGCCCCGGCCTACAAGAGGAGAATTTGCATG GTTCCTGGGTCGAACTGCACTTCAGCAGCAATGGCAATGGTAACCCGGTCCAGCCAACAAGCCATGAGCAAGTACCAGACTCTATTTCTATTTACAATGGTGACATGGAGAAAATACTCCTAGATGCGCAGCATGAATCCGGAAGAAGCAGTTCAAGAGAGAGCTCCCGCTGTGATAG CCCTCCTCGTTCCCAGACACCTCAGGACACTAACAGAGCTTCTGAAGTGGAGACTCATAGCAGTGGAGAAAAGAATAGCTCTCAG TCTGAAGAAGATTttcttgaaagaagaaaagaaatagaaaggCTCTTgcagaaaaattcagactggatatgGGATTGGTCCAGTAGGCCTGAGAACATCCCACCAAA agaatttctttttaaacaccCTAAGCGTACTGCCTCTCTCAGCATGAGAAACACAAGCATGATGAAGAAAGGGGGCATATTCTCAGCAGaatttttaaaggttttccttccatctctgcttctctctcatttGCTTGCCATAGGGCTAGg GATTTATATTGGAAGACGTCTGACAACCACAACTACAACCAGCACCTTTTAA
- the PPP2R2D gene encoding serine/threonine-protein phosphatase 2A 55 kDa regulatory subunit B delta isoform isoform X3, with product MDLMVEASPRRIFANAHTYHINSISVNSDHETYLSADDLRINLWHLEITDRSFNIVDIKPANMEELTEVITAAEFHPHHCNVFVYSSSKGTIRLCDMRSSALCDRHSKFFEEPEDPSSRSFFSEIISSISDVKFSHSGRYMMTRDYLSVKVWDLNMENRPVETYQVHEYLRSKLCSLYENDCIFDKFECCWNGSDSAIMTGSYNNFFRMFDRNTRRDITLEASRESSKPRAILKPRKVCTGGKRKKDEISVDSLDFNKKILHTAWHPTENIIAVAATNNLYIFQDKIN from the exons ATGGACCTAATGGTAGAAGCAAGTCCCCGAAGGATATTTGCAAATGCGCACACGTATCACATAAACTCAATTTCAGTAAATAGTGATCATGAAACGTACCTTTCTGCAGATGACCTAAGAATTAACCTATGGCATTTAGAAATCACAGATAGAAGTTTTA ACATTGTAGATATTAAGCCCGCTAATATGGAGGAACTAACAGAAGTGATTACTGCTGCAGAGTTTCACCCACATCATTGTAATGTGTTTGTCTACAGTAGTAGCAAAGGAACTATACGACTCTGTGATATGCGTTCTTCAGCCCTCTGTGATAGACATTCAAAAT TTTTTGAAGAGCCTGAAGATCCCAGCAGCAGATCATTCTTTTCAGAAATTATTTCCTCAATATCTGATGTAAAATTCAGTCACAGTGGTCGATACATGATGACAAGAGACTACCTTTCAGTTAAAGTGTGGGATCTCAATATGGAAAACAGGCCTGTAGAGACATATCAG GTTCATGAATATCTTCGAAGCAAGCTTTGTTCTCTATATGAAAATGACTGCATCTTTGACAAGTTTGAGTGCTGCTGGAATGGTTCTGATAG TGCTATCATGACTGGCTCCTACAACAATTTCTTTAGGATGTTTGACCGTAACACACGACGGGATATTACATTAGAAGCATCAAGAGAAAGTAGCAAACCTCGTGCCATCTTAAAGCCACGCAAAGTGTGTACAGGTGGTaagagaaagaaagatgagaTAAGTGTTGACAGTCTGGACTTCAACAAGAAGATCCTTCATACAGCATGGCACCCCACAGAGAACATCATTGCTGTAGCTGCCACCAATAACTTGTATATATTCCAGGACAAAATTAACTAA
- the PPP2R2D gene encoding serine/threonine-protein phosphatase 2A 55 kDa regulatory subunit B delta isoform isoform X2, which yields MLLISCCLQMVPILKPMDLMVEASPRRIFANAHTYHINSISVNSDHETYLSADDLRINLWHLEITDRSFNIVDIKPANMEELTEVITAAEFHPHHCNVFVYSSSKGTIRLCDMRSSALCDRHSKFFEEPEDPSSRSFFSEIISSISDVKFSHSGRYMMTRDYLSVKVWDLNMENRPVETYQVHEYLRSKLCSLYENDCIFDKFECCWNGSDSAIMTGSYNNFFRMFDRNTRRDITLEASRESSKPRAILKPRKVCTGGKRKKDEISVDSLDFNKKILHTAWHPTENIIAVAATNNLYIFQDKIN from the exons GTGCCGATATTAAAACCCATGGACCTAATGGTAGAAGCAAGTCCCCGAAGGATATTTGCAAATGCGCACACGTATCACATAAACTCAATTTCAGTAAATAGTGATCATGAAACGTACCTTTCTGCAGATGACCTAAGAATTAACCTATGGCATTTAGAAATCACAGATAGAAGTTTTA ACATTGTAGATATTAAGCCCGCTAATATGGAGGAACTAACAGAAGTGATTACTGCTGCAGAGTTTCACCCACATCATTGTAATGTGTTTGTCTACAGTAGTAGCAAAGGAACTATACGACTCTGTGATATGCGTTCTTCAGCCCTCTGTGATAGACATTCAAAAT TTTTTGAAGAGCCTGAAGATCCCAGCAGCAGATCATTCTTTTCAGAAATTATTTCCTCAATATCTGATGTAAAATTCAGTCACAGTGGTCGATACATGATGACAAGAGACTACCTTTCAGTTAAAGTGTGGGATCTCAATATGGAAAACAGGCCTGTAGAGACATATCAG GTTCATGAATATCTTCGAAGCAAGCTTTGTTCTCTATATGAAAATGACTGCATCTTTGACAAGTTTGAGTGCTGCTGGAATGGTTCTGATAG TGCTATCATGACTGGCTCCTACAACAATTTCTTTAGGATGTTTGACCGTAACACACGACGGGATATTACATTAGAAGCATCAAGAGAAAGTAGCAAACCTCGTGCCATCTTAAAGCCACGCAAAGTGTGTACAGGTGGTaagagaaagaaagatgagaTAAGTGTTGACAGTCTGGACTTCAACAAGAAGATCCTTCATACAGCATGGCACCCCACAGAGAACATCATTGCTGTAGCTGCCACCAATAACTTGTATATATTCCAGGACAAAATTAACTAA